The sequence GTTACAACTCTGTACAGCAGGTGGCGGTATGCGTTGTACCGCTTCTGAACAAACCACTACAGGCTTTTAGAGACTATGACATGAAAGCATCCAGCTAATAGCACTCACAAGCGGCTctgtcttgtttgtgacataaataaaagagttccaaaatatattttttttatgttttatatttactcTTCTCTCTTGCAATTGCAATAAACTAACATAATCCTCACTGCAGGTGAGTATGTGGGTGTTTCATGTAGACTTTGGAATGTCAGACTTTTTTGTGTGGCTGTGAAGGCATCAATTAGGTTCAGTGAGGAAGGTaattttgctgatattcttgGATACACACTATGGATTGGAAATCTCCGATGCGTGATTCTGGATCGGTCTGGTCCCATTCCCAGTCATTGTGTCACttccccaccccaccaccacaaCAAATACTGTAGTTTACAGTAATACTTTACCCTCTTTTGTTGAGTAATTAAGCATCTATAATAGTAAAGCTCATGTGTACTGAAACACAAGAACGGAGTAAAGCTGCTAATAGATTTGTCATCATCATAGACCTTCAAATAAACTCCGTTGGAAGTGAAACAAACATGAAGCTGCAGAAAAATCACATGCATCCAATCTCCGCTATCATGTACTGTAGTATAATGGCTGTGACGTAAACTAAGTGAATTCCTCAGGCCTCGGGACAGTCATGTGACCCCCAATGCCGTCTGAAGCAGTCATGACCCTCCTCATGGCTACAAGTTAGCAGGGCATTGTAGCGCCACATTCATATAGAACAACACAGGCCTGAGGAGAATGTTGTTAAAAATAATGTAGCTCCTTTGCACCTAATCTGCAAACAtggaaatattattaattttttattgctTCTGACAATGCATATTTCCTAAATAAAGCAACAGACATCACATTGGTAGATTAGTGCCACAAGTTCGCAAACTCCTGACGCGGATTTAACCGTTGTCAACGGGGACCAAAACGGATTCGGAATCATGTGAAGAcagaaaggatttttttttttttacctcatctGATGTTATCTCCTCTTCCAAATCCGCCGTGCTCAGTCTGCCTATTTGGAATACAGCGCCTCCACCAGACGGCTGAAGGGGAACAGACATCAGGGATATGAATGTTTTAACAATTTGACACTTGAGGAAATCATGAAAACATCATAAACATTAAATAACTGAATGCTAAATAACAGAAAATGCACATCTAAAAAGTTGAATGGAAAAAGAGTATGCTTCCACTTTTAGTCAGCGTGATGTGTGCGACAATAATAGCACCGGTGGAAATCCACCTCATTTTCCAGTCTTTCAACATAAAGTGGAACAGCTGACTGCAGTGAATGTGGCAGATAATAAAGCTTTTGTAATTAATTGGCTGTAGGCAactattttcatcattaattaatttttagtaATAATCTGGAGGGGGAACAATGACACTCAATTTTATTATGACggcaaaataaagaaataatgaaGACCTTAATCTATAACAATTGTGTTATCATGAGTGTGGGTTAATCACATCTCGAAGCAATGGCGGCACAATGGAGTGTAGTACTCGGGTTCAACCGGCAGAGGCGCTGCTGATTCACAACATGACACTGGGATGCCGCGCAACATCCACTATGTTTGATGTGCTCAATAGAATataaaaaagtgtttaaaacTAATAACCTATTTACTAGGGTAGTAGTTAGCCCAACAAGCAATATAATCatatgaatattatgattaattacAGCTAAGGACATCATTAgagctgtatgtatgtatatttgtactGCAAAGAGATACCAGCtgttagctagcatgctagctctaCCTCTCTGGAGTGTCGCCGCTTCTCAGAGCCGTTGAGCAGCGGCGTCCCTTCGCCAACTGCACCGGATTCGTCCGCTCGGCTCGACCACGACACTTTCTTCGTGATGTTGGCCATGGTGGCCCACCGGTTACCTCCAAAAGGTGTTGTTTTAGCTCATGAATTGCGATAAATATCGATTGAATAGAGCCATTTTCCCCTCAGTTCCCCCTGATCACTCCTGTAACTCGTGACGCTTTAGTGAGTAAGGGAAGCGTGCCAGTCCAAAAATGTCCGTTATCGCAATGAATGCTGGGACTTGTAGTTTCTCTCAGAGTGGTCAcgtttcctttcatttttgggTGGTCTGtgcgtttttttaaatatacgtATAATTTATCATTATTGTAAATTgatttataatgtatttatatcatttatgttgtgtttttttgtgtgtttttatgtataaTTACGACtccaatgtcattcattcaccaTCAAGccttattactatttttatcaTGCAAAAATccgatatttgaaaaaatatatatataactacaaATGTTTAGTGTGGAGTTGACAATGAAAGTGACTTTAAGTTGTGTGATTTAACACTGAaaataaggattttttttgaaaatgtagtCTTCACAAATATAAGTGGCACAACTGGATGTACACAGTATAAATTTGAgctgaaaaaatgtaattacaagaTCTGAAAATAGTCCAGGCCCTTTAGAAAGTTCATTCTATATGCACAACTACAGTAtatggtattttattttttaaacatggacGCAAAAGGTCACATTAGAGGTTCAAAAGCCCATTTGTTACTGCTTAATTGCCTACAAACATAaggaaaatacaaatacaatgttTAAATTGTGCAGGTTTAACAGTGATCTGTTAAAATGAGGTGTAATACTTAAACGTGTAGTACATACTGTATCGCTTTGCTtctgctttcactttcacttgagTGGCTCCATCCAGGAATGGCCTTTTTCTTCAACGTATAGTTGAAGTCAGTAGAGTATTCAatcatagaaaaaaatacaacccaaatatgttgacttttagaatattataatacattattaacAGAGACCATACGTTTAAATTTACTGGCTGCTGAGTCGGTATTTGTCACCAAAAATTCCCCTTTAGAGTCATTTTTGAAAGTCCATGCGGTGGCGTTGCTTCCCGGTTTCGCTTTCATGCTGACTGCTTGATCAGCAGCCAGTGTGTTACGTCCATCTCAGTCCCATTCCTCCTACATCTACAGAACACTCAAGTTCCTTCTGGGTAATTATGCTTTGTTTAGGCTGGAATTAAAGATTTGGGCTATTATTGCTGTGCAGCCCTCAACATGGATGAAGAAGCAAGGCCTCTGCTGAACAGGAGACGATTGTCGTCAGAACCCACGGTAGGAGAACCAAAACGGTTTTAAGAAGACATTTCTGcttatgtcatgttatgttatgttatatactATTCAGAATTTACCGCTTCTTTCCATTCCAGTTCCAAAAATCCAAGCTGTTCCTGGCTGTTTTTGCAGCCGTCTTGGGGAACTTCAACTTTGGCTATTCCTTGGTGTATCCGTCCCCCGTCCTGCCAGTGCTCCAGAGTCCCGATGCGGACCCCCGGCTGAAGATGGACACCTCGCAGGCCGCCCTGTTTGGCTCCATCTACATGCTGGGAGTAGCTGGAGGCGGACTGGGGACCATGCTGCTCAACGACTTGATTGGAAGAAAGCTGAGCATTATGGTGTCAGCAATACCTTCTGCTATTGGGTCAGATATTTACTTGTACTTTTTAGACAAAAGACGATGCATTAcagtctagtgcaggggtgggcaaactacggcccgggggccacatccggcccgccaagtgtttgaatacggcccgcccaatctttccaaagtatttcatttaaactcaacatacaacctggcatcatggcctgagccaaccttttgatggttgtatcaatttcgttttttgacatggtctgttgtttacaaagtgctcctgaaaaaagggacacaagcacataataataataataataattattattattagattattataattattataattattatattaatgctaattattatattaattatatataatattattgttatatttgcatattttacataataataatataataattattattttaattttattgtaattatcataatattttattatttttaaaatatttaaatataaatataaaataataaataataatagcagattgcatgacaattttacagatacaataataccaggtggactgttacgtgtaaaatatatagtctgcccccccgtaaattttgtcatatcaatgcggcccgcgagtcaaaaagtttgcccacccctggtctagtgttATCCTTTTAATATCCCATCTTTGAATTAAATGCTCATATTGTAATGATGGCAGGTAGGAAACTGTTTATTTGTTCTATTAAGCAAAAAGATGCAGATGCTAAAacctatggaggaccaaaactgccaaaataaaaaatataaaaaaatatatacataaatatttttttatttttgtttttatttccatttatatttattttttattttggcagttttggtcctccataaaaACCGCACCTAACAACTGTTAACACTTTCCACTGGTTCCTCTCCAATGTGGAACATTACTGCCCCCTTCAGCCCACACCCTGAACAGCAGCCCAGCACCACACACTAAACCTGCCGCTAGCTATACACTATTGCATTTAAATCAAGCAAAATATATTCAAacgattaaatattaaagaatagtTGAAGACTTCTTTTAAATCTACTGTAGTCATTTCCTTTTCGttcttattgtgtgtgtgtgtttcagttaCCTTCTACTGGGAGGGGCTGTGGAAATGTGGATGCTCCACTTGGGCCGTTTCCTCACAGGTGTCGCCGGCGGGGTGACGTCAGCAGCCATTCCTGTAAGTTACCATGGTTACAGCGGCTCTGTGTTGATATAGTCTCATTTTCTTTATTGGCTCCCAGCACTACTACTATTGATACATTTTATGAGAAATTCTGAGAAAGTCAGCACATTTTATGCCATTGACTTTGTTTATTtatcgatattttttttaaagctacgccaaaaatgagaaaacataAAATACCATTATTGATAACAcatttatcttatcttatgtttCAGGCTGATGTAGCCTAGTAGTAGTCGTattggtagtagtagtattggtaGTTGTAGTGGGAAGAAAATGCTgtagaatatacagtaaaatacaTGAATTCAGTGTTGGCCCATCTCAGGGcctaatagtaatattaataatatgaaaatactactttaaaattgattttatgattggtttttttatttaaatattctggatttcaaaataaaattcaatcgttttttttaatttaaatattccggatttaaaaataaaattcaataaatataatgtatgtGTAAAACACATAATCACTTCATGTGGAAGGAAATATGAagatgtaaattaaaaaaaatatatgatactgtagaaaaaataatgcatctcaggacttaataataataatatgcaaatactccttaatatttttattctttcaatttttttttactattttggtattttttccatttaaaaatatgtaaatatattggattttaaagggtaaagacaacaaaaacaatgcatttaAAAGAATAACTTGCTTAAAGCAGggaggaaaaaataattttttagtaattatattttttaaagttgacaTTTTGTGTTCCTACAGAGACCAAGGAGTGAGGTTATTTATCAGGATTCATACGGATCTTTTGAGCTGTATGAATAGTACTCACcatacatttgtgtgtttttgtgctgcagGTTTACATCTCGGAGATTTCCCATAAATCTCTGAGAGGAGCTCTCGGCTCGTGTCCTCAGATCACTGCCGTGTTTGGAGCCTTGGCACTGTACGCTTTGGGTAAAGGCATTCATTAATGCAGAGCATTAAACACCGGAATGCGAATAATGAAACCGCCACCCATTGTCTGTGTACGTCTGTGCAGGTCTGGTGTTACCTTGGCGGTGGCTCGCAGTGGTGGGCGGGGTACCAGCGTTGCTGATGGCTGTACTGCTGGTCTTCATGCCCGACTCCCCCAGGAGGCTCGTCTCCCTGGGAAGAGAGGAGAAGGCTGAGCGTGCTCTCCGCTGGTTGAGGGGAGCGGACTACGACGTACAAAGCGAGCTTGATGCtgtcaaggtgacaaatagaaccacaaacaatattaacaaacaatattattgtattatatatttacatgagtacatttattattaaagtgtaataataaaaataaaaatctataactacttaaaaaatttaatattgaattaaataatcaataaaagtaacaaaaatgcctcatttttttattaatgggccaataaatttaatatttagtaatTGACATCTGttatcataatttaaaaacataaaaatattatttttaatgttttcacaGTATGTGTTCGTTTACTATGAAACCATGCCATGAaagggtttgaatgacttaaagaatgctaacattagcatgctaacacccggCATAGTCGCGTGTTTATATAagtgcctacctctgaaaatgctaaaaatgttactgttaatgttaattttgacatcatgctaacacctagcaaattCAATGCTTGAGTTCATATTCATgtaaattgcaaaaaatactagtatgctaactttagcatgctggcaatgttaacatgctaactttagtaTACCggcaatactaacatgctaactttagcatgctagcaatgctaaaatgctaactttagcGTACCATCACCtaacataatagtgtctaccgatgaaaatggctaaaaatacaaccatgctaatgttatcatgctaacacatgctaacacataacacataatgatagtgctaagtgttcacatactgtctacccatgaaaacagctaaatactactatgttaatattagcatgctagcaatgctaacatgctaaaggtAGCATGCTAAGcgcctacctctgaaaatgttaaaaatgttactgtaattATGATATCGTGCTAACACCtatcatattcatgaaaattgcaaaaaatactagtatgctaactttagcatgttggcatgttgcatgctaacatgcaaactaacatgctaacaaaaaacaacgtgctaactttagcatacaGTCACCtaacataatagtgtctaccaatgaaaatggctaaaaatactaccatgctaatgttatcatgctaacacataacatgatagtgctaagtgttcacatactgtctacccatgaaaacagctaaatactactttgttaatattagcatgctagcaatgctaacatgctaaatgtagcatgctaacaccttgcatGATAGTGTTTTTTTCTGATGCGATTGAGTGATTACGTTTTTCAATGCAGCATAGCGTCAGTCTGCAGAGGCATGTCACATGGTCCCAGCTGGCCACGCCCGTCTACTACTGGCCGATCGTCATCTCCGTGGTGATGCGTTTCCTGCAGCAGCTGACGGGCATCAGTCCCATTCTAGTTTACTTGGAGCCCATCTTTTCTCAGAGCAATGTCTCCCTGGAGCCCAGGTACGAAACGCCGCTGGACCCGTTCAAGATAATTAGATCATAATTAGTCACGTGTTCTGTACTTCTCAGGTATGATGCTGCAATCGTGGGATTGGTTCGCCTCCTTTCCGTTGCCACGGCAGCCGTTTTGATGGACAAGGCGGGGCGGAAAGCCCTGCTGTACACGTCAAGCTTCCTGATGTTCCTGTCCACTCTGACTCTAACCGTGATCTCCCACGCCGCACCTCACTCGCCGGACCCCGCCCCGTCAAACCTCACCACAAACATGGTCCGCAGCTTCCACGATGACACGGCTTTACGCACGGCCAGCAGCCAAACGCCTGCAGGCCCTCTTCCACTTATCAGCGTTGTGGTATTCATATTTGGTGAGTCATCAAACCtggttgaaaaaaagaaaaaaaaaattacttttaccACAATAGAGTCAtaataaagttacaatattacaagaaaaggttgttattgtaaaattatgaggaaaagtatatgatgggaataaagaatactgcagttttttaaagttttaaagaCAGAGTGGCAgtatcatgagaataaagttacaatattatgagaaagaacaGTAGTAAAAtcttaattaatattttttattaagtattatttaattaattgaatttagttattaaaattaatattaaatgaatataaaaagttatttaattatgaatatatataaatacattttaaataataaataaaataattataaaagatttataacaaataaataaaattaaatatttaatttaaaaaaataattaaatgtgataaaatcagaaaaaataaaattacaaagtgAAAATTTTAGAGGaatgtaattttaatatatataacataaaatgtTATAGTTTTAAGCAATTTGCCTaagaaaatatgacaacaaagttgtaatattaagagaaaatgttacaaaaaaatcataatttttcataaagtcataattttgcagGAACTAAGtccaaaaataattaaagttgCAAGAATAATTTGATAAAAACCCATCTTTAAACATGCAATACGGCAAGAAAACGTGTCAGTCACTCCCTGATTGTCTTCTCTACCAAACTAGCTACCAAAAATTCTCCCTTTGATGTTCTTTGTCTCCTAGGTTACGCCATGGGGTGGGGCCCCATCACATGGCTGCTGATGTCAGAGGTGTTACCGCTAGTGGTCAGGGGCGTGGCCTCGGGCCTGTGTGTGACAGTCAGCTGGTTGACAGCCTTCGCCCTCACCGACGCCTTCACTCACCTGGTGGACAGGTACGGCCTGTACGTGCCGTACTTTTTTTTCACCGTGGTGTGCTTCCTGTGTCTGCTCTTCACCGCCGTGTGCGTCCCGGAGACCCGCGGCCGCTCTTTGGAGGAAATCGAGAATTATTTCAGGACACGTAGATTCACTGTTAATGGTGAACGTTGCGATGAGGAAGAATAAGTGCGGTTGGCTGTTTGTCAGTGCCGTTATGACGTCatgaaatgtataataataaacaaaagttgtaatatatcatccgcaaccttggtatcctcctagaccccaccctttcatttgaaccccacatcaaacagttaacccggactgcattcttccatcttaagaacatagcccgactccgtccatcacttacattctctgccgctgaatccctaatccatgcattcatcacctccagaatcgactactgcaacagtatactctacggtacaccatccaaaaccctcaacaaactacaatatattcacaactccgctgcccgcctcctcacctccacccgctcccgtcaacacattacccctgtcctcaaaaacctccactggcttcccgtcccccaacgcattcacttcaaaattcttctcatcacctacaaagccctccacgatctgacccccccccatatctcacagacctcctccatccacataatcccccgcgtccccttcgacgctcctcagactcaaacctcctggcactcccctgtaagaccaagctccaaacctggggagacagagccttctccatcgctgcccccactctctggaactctttgccccactcactccgtgcttgccctgaccttcccaccttcaaaaaacaactcaaaacccacctcttgaaatctgtttttaatgtctaaccttctatatctgactgctgtgccccgcccccgcttttttaactgtgtactaaccaatgaatgttgtattttggtgtgtcttttattctgtttacttgctctattcaacttcattcttttgtaaagtgtctttgagtatctttaaaagcgctatacaaataaaatgtattattattattatttattattattaatattgcttTTAAAAAGTACCCATATGAAGCTGAAAAAGTCGCAATAGGCGCTTATTTCACTAAATTAGTGACATGAACTTTTCAGTTTCTCTTTATCTCCAACATGCATACAAAGTCACATAAGAATACGACACTTCctcaattcaacatgtccaaaaagaagaAGCAGAGCAAATGAACGTTCCTGATAACTAACATGCCGACTGTCTGATGAGAAGTAGCCAAGTCACATggtgcagcacacacacacacacacacacacacacactaattatGAAAAGATAGGATATGATATTCACATGAACCTGCAGATATGCCACTTTATTCAatatttcagtgtgtgtgtgttttgtgtgacgGTGTACATTTTTatacgtgtgtatgtgtttttaatgacaTGCTCTGCATTGACAAACAAGTATTGTCGTTTTCAGCGCCCTCAAATGGTCAACATTCCCATaacgtactgcaaaaaaaggccagtaaggataattcataatgccgccttcagagaacatactaactccttatttctaaaatcacaaatacagaacatgcaaactccacgcagagggtggaatcgaaccttggtcctccgagctgtgaggtctgcgcgctaaccactagaccgccatgtcGCCCTAAAAggaaatttattaaataaaattaaaataaattcaaattatattcggaaagcaggaagtgaacaaaaaacttcattcattcattcattttctaccgcttttcctcacgagggtcgcggggggtgctggagcctatcccagctgtctttgggcgagaggcgggatacaccctggactggtcgccagccaatcacagggcacatatagacaaacaaccattcacactcacattcatacctatggacaatttggagtcgctaattaacctagcatgtttttggaatgtgggaggaaaccggagtacccggagaaaacccacacatgcacggggagaacatgcaaactccacacagagatggccgagggtgggaattgaaccctggtctcctagctgtgaggtctgcgcgctaaccactagatcgccatGTCGCCGTAAAAggaaatttattaaataaaaataaaataaattcaaattatattgggaaagcaggaagtgaacaaaaaaaattaaaaaaataaaaataaaattaagtaaaaaaaaaattaattgaataaaataaaataaaattaaaattatattaggaaagcaggaagtgaacaaatgtaacagttactgattgtaatagtaccagatggatgggtaggatttaataagctttgcttcttcctactccttttggacatgtggaactgggaactgattatgtgatgcattcaattgtaatctgatgcatgttcaaatgaaattaaaccattcccattaccgTGGAATATTTCTTTATCAAGAATTTCTCCGAGTACGAGTGACACAGTTCGCTTGTGAGTAGAAAAAGAGGGTCACAGCCTTTGTATATCTAAACATTTAACAATGCACCACTTGCTGTAGAATGTACAGCTTTATGAGGTGAGGAATGTCGTCCATCAGGAccatccaaacacacacacacacacacacacacacacacatgccgccACGTCACCCATTTGACATCAAGCACAGACAACACCCTGTCACACACCTTTCCCTGCATTGATACCATTACTGACATTTTTTAAGCACATTTTCTCTCCAAAAAGAGTTGGCCAATTTCTCCTGAGTGAAATCTGACATGTTTTTCATTATTGATGAAAATAACCAACATGAGCTTGGAAGTGTACGAATCCATTCCGATCCAGTGAccaattgttaaaaaatgtggTTGAAATGGCATACAATCCTCCTTAGACGTATTAGATTGAACTTAAAGTTCTGAAGTTCCATCACGATAAATGCGAAAACTAGTTTGTCTGCATCTTTTTCCGACTGGAAGTGTCTTTTAAAATGTTACACGGGTGAACGATTAGCCGGGTTTATCTCTCGGGATTCCTTTCTGTGTGGTTGTATTAATAGTTAATACTTTTTGGGAGGTGGTTACTGCCAACAACACGACAATATACACgttttcatgtactgtatgtttgtctaagccaggggtgggcaaactttttgactcgcgggccgcattgagggggggggggggggggggggggggggcagactatatattttacacgtaacagtccacctggtattattgtatctgtaaaattgtcatgcaatctgctattattatttattattttatatttatatttcaatattttaaaaagaataaaatattattcattcattcattttctaccgcttttcctcacgagggtcgcggggggttgctggagcctatcccagctgtcttcgggcgtaaggcggggtacaccctagactggtcgccagccaatcacagggcacatatagacaaacaaccattcacactcacattcatacctatggacaatttggaatgtttttggaatgtgggaggaaaccggagtacccggagaaaacccacgcatgcacggggagaaggtctgtgcgctaacccctagaccaccgtgccgcccataaaatattataataattaaaataaaattaaaataataattattatattattattatgtaaaatatgcaaatataacaatattattatatataattaatataataatttgcattaatataattaatataataatcataatagttataataatataattattattattattattattatgtgcttgtgtctcttttttcaggagcactttgtaaacaacagaccatgtcaaacaacgaaattgatacaaccatcaaaaggttggctcaggccatgatgccaggttgtatgttgagtttaaatgaaatactttggaaagattgggcgggccgtattcaaacacttggcgggccggatgtggcccccgggccgtagtttgcccacccctggtctaagctaTCGTTTCTTTAAgcttgaatgaatgtttgtggtCTAAGTACAGAACCCTGTGCAACCCCTGAATAAGTACGGTAGACT comes from Doryrhamphus excisus isolate RoL2022-K1 chromosome 15, RoL_Dexc_1.0, whole genome shotgun sequence and encodes:
- the slc2a6 gene encoding solute carrier family 2, facilitated glucose transporter member 6 → MDEEARPLLNRRRLSSEPTFQKSKLFLAVFAAVLGNFNFGYSLVYPSPVLPVLQSPDADPRLKMDTSQAALFGSIYMLGVAGGGLGTMLLNDLIGRKLSIMVSAIPSAIGYLLLGGAVEMWMLHLGRFLTGVAGGVTSAAIPVYISEISHKSLRGALGSCPQITAVFGALALYALGLVLPWRWLAVVGGVPALLMAVLLVFMPDSPRRLVSLGREEKAERALRWLRGADYDVQSELDAVKHSVSLQRHVTWSQLATPVYYWPIVISVVMRFLQQLTGISPILVYLEPIFSQSNVSLEPRYDAAIVGLVRLLSVATAAVLMDKAGRKALLYTSSFLMFLSTLTLTVISHAAPHSPDPAPSNLTTNMVRSFHDDTALRTASSQTPAGPLPLISVVVFIFGYAMGWGPITWLLMSEVLPLVVRGVASGLCVTVSWLTAFALTDAFTHLVDRYGLYVPYFFFTVVCFLCLLFTAVCVPETRGRSLEEIENYFRTRRFTVNGERCDEEE